TGAAAGATCGCTTCAAAAATCCAAACTGTTCAACACTGAGTAACAAAGTAATAAGTTACTATGCTGTAACTCAGAATGCTGGAAATCCAGAATTATTAAAGTCAGGAATCAACTCCATAGTACCACATTCATTTGGGGAACACAGTTCATGCAATATATCCTGGTGTGGTTTCAAAAAATGTCCTGAGGGATACAAGCACACAGAACTACCTAATGGCAAGAGTTTACATGGTGAGCCCCTGAAAAATGCCCTAACTAACATCTTTTCTGAATATGCCACTGATATTGTTGTCAAGAAGCTTTCCCCATGTGCCAACTCTCAACGGAATGAAAGTCTAAATAAtaccatagcaacaaaaaaCCCCAAAACCCGGTATTACGGAGGAAGTGTGAGCAACGACTTTAGAGTAGCCTGTGGTGTGGCCCAAAGAAATCTTGGCTATGGCTATGTGAGTACAGCGTTAGAGGTACTGAATATCGAACCTGGCTATTTTTGTACATCACATGAAGATCTGATGGGCAAAAAAGTGTTCAGTGACAGAAACCGAAAGGCTACGAAAAATTTCAAGTATAGGAGAAATCAATTACGGGGTCAGAAATCCAGTCAAAATAGTCAAAAAGAAGCTAAGGAGGGAAAAACTTATGAAACTGCAGTTGCTTTGAATCTGGATACAAGTGTCAATCAGCCTACACCAAGAACTCACACTCACATTGAACATCTCTTggaaaacatttctgataatGAGCTTCATGAGTATGAAAAACTAGTGCCATCTTACTATGCTCAGCCTGATCTGCCAAAACTGACTTACGATCCAAACCAAACTTacacttttgttgtttttgacacCGAGACTACCTGCACCGGGAAAAATGCAGAACTCTGTCAGCTGTCCGCCATTCATGAAAATCAAGTGTTTTCAAAGTACATTCTACCGACAGAAAATGTGAGTACTGGAGCTTCACGAGTGAACAAACTATCTGTACAAAATATCAATGGAAtcagaaaattattgaaagaaaacCAACCAGTGGAAACTGTCTCTCTTGATAAAGCGCTTCAAGAGTTTCATACCTTTCTTAGTCAAGTAAAATGTTCAACCCAGAAGGAATCTTGTATAGTTCTAATAGGTCATAATTCATCAACATTTGACACGCCAATACTTCTCCGGAGAAGCGACGAAAATTTTCGCAGCAAACTAAGCAACTTGAACGTTTATTTTGGCGACAGTCAAATCCTTGTCAAACATCTTTTGAAAGATAAACACCCGGCCTTGCAACTCAGTGAATCGGCATCTTGCAAATCAAACCAATCAGCACCTTACTCGCATCTTTTTAAAGAAGAATTTGAAGCCCACGATGCCTTGGAGGACGTTAAGGCACTTAGAAAAATTCTGTTTCATTCTGCACTTCAAATGAACAAGTAAAAACTCGTGAATTATTCTGGAGTTATTAGTGTTGAACAAGCAATTGCCAGCATGTCGTATATGGATAGACGCCATGAAATTCTCCAGACATTCAGCGGAAGACTTTTCGACCCTAAGGACGACAATGGTGCAATAAAACAATCAATGGCTCTGAAGATTGCAGGAAGTGGGCTTTCCTGTTCACATCTCAAAGAGTTACATTTAAAGTTCGGAACAAAGGGACTGCTTGCGATCCTCAGCATGCCTCCTTCCCAGAGCACAGCGACGAAACCTCGTGTAACTCGAACAAAGCGTATTCTCGATGCCATtgcaaaccactttcaggaagcACTTCCGAAAGAAGAGTAGTTCCTTTGGTTCCATTGTTGGTAAGTTgtaaatttaaccacatttaaACTGCAGAAACTGCCTAGCACGTATTGTGCTTCTAGAGGTGCTCAATGAAAATGTACGTACCTCGCGTAACATTAGCTAGAtttaaatgaccaaaattttccaaaacttAGCAACGAACCAAGCTTGTTAACGGCACTTCGAAAAATAATTTACAGGTCCACTTAAACGACTGATTAAGCTGATGAAATCAACCGAAAATCGAGCGAGCGACTCTTCGAATTAATCCTCTTCGAaaccattctcgttcccagagctgcgatcctcttagccagcgcctcggatcgagagctctggccggttccaatccgttctcgccactgattggtcagataggatcacaataaaaatgataaccggaagaaatcggaagagaatggccgaagggattctattttctgtttgccgtacttgcaacagatatattattagtaacaaccatcctttggatttatttggtgaaaagacaattagggaaggaatcgtacgggattgagaagagttttctggtttgaaaatttctgtcgacgatggtttattaccatcgcgaatatgtagatcttgctacgttacggtcacgacatttcaggagtttgtaaagacggtagttcattcgaaagctcagcacgagtcggttatccgatctaaaagaaggaagtctgtgcagcagagcccgtccttcaccaggggtgggacgcgagaaaaaaaggagcaaggtcAGCTGGTTATATGTTACGCAGGATTTTTGACTAAGCTCGATCGATTCACGTGTTTACAGTGTAATAATTGTTCATGTGTTTAACAACGCAATGCCTTGACTGCTTTTGAATATGTCCGTGGtgaggaagaaaagattaagccaacagctaacccggttatcccgtacttttttgttacattctcttattgcaataatgaaatttgtaagtatattttctttgtgtaataTCGCATTAAAGTTGGAACTTGATTCCTC
The Montipora capricornis isolate CH-2021 chromosome 10, ASM3666992v2, whole genome shotgun sequence genome window above contains:
- the LOC138020432 gene encoding uncharacterized protein, translated to MVGETRSGLSSVFNIQCSKCGKINNVHTSKHHRTGSRGPKASDTNSRAVLGSLHIGVGQTQLNNFLATLNVPTMNSQLFKMREREIGNSIEKVAKASCEVYLEQEKESAEKSNNLGEVDSMPGIAVSYDMGWTKRGKGHNSLTGHGASMGLKTEKVLSYATRCKACRVCESSKKSGKVSKTHDCKKNHVGSSKSMERDVAVELWTNALDSGTHFSTYVGDDDSTTIADILSKVPYKVEKWSDTIHTKRSLTTRLYNLKDRFKNPNCSTLSNKVISYYAVTQNAGNPELLKSGINSIVPHSFGEHSSCNISWCGFKKCPEGYKHTELPNGKSLHGEPLKNALTNIFSEYATDIVVKKLSPCANSQRNESLNNTIATKNPKTRYYGGSVSNDFRVACGVAQRNLGYGYVSTALEVLNIEPGYFCTSHEDLMGKKVFSDRNRKATKNFKYRRNQLRGQKSSQNSQKEAKEGKTYETAVALNLDTSVNQPTPRTHTHIEHLLENISDNELHEYEKLVPSYYAQPDLPKLTYDPNQTYTFVVFDTETTCTGKNAELCQLSAIHENQVFSKYILPTENVSTGASRVNKLSVQNINGIRKLLKENQPVETVSLDKALQEFHTFLSQVKCSTQKESCIVLIGHNSSTFDTPILLRRSDENFRSKLSNLNVYFGDSQILVKHLLKDKHPALQLSESASCKSNQSAPYSHLFKEEFEAHDALEDVKALRKILFHSALQMNK